From the genome of Geothrix sp. 21YS21S-4, one region includes:
- a CDS encoding type II secretion system protein has protein sequence MPNQKGFTLIELLLVLAIIGIISAIAIPALLGQRSRARDRSCQENASSILSDIISAADKYREQTGAVQTLSVLNTNVFGTSTATSMIPTIYQAKNPWNTSGAVGAYATSAISETSSDGTATKAAATVAKLGQVQFGWLSPSGATPATLVSAVYLQNQFKDGSGASTNVFLKTSNLD, from the coding sequence ATGCCCAACCAGAAGGGATTTACACTTATCGAGCTTCTCCTAGTCCTAGCCATCATCGGCATTATTAGTGCCATCGCCATCCCAGCCCTCCTTGGTCAGCGCAGCCGGGCGCGCGATCGTTCATGTCAGGAGAATGCCTCGAGTATTTTGTCGGACATTATTTCTGCAGCAGACAAATATCGAGAACAGACGGGAGCTGTTCAAACCCTTTCCGTGCTCAATACGAATGTATTTGGAACGAGCACCGCTACGAGCATGATCCCTACCATCTATCAGGCTAAGAACCCCTGGAATACCTCAGGCGCGGTTGGAGCTTATGCGACCTCCGCGATCAGTGAGACTTCCTCCGATGGCACCGCAACTAAGGCGGCAGCTACTGTTGCCAAATTAGGACAGGTGCAATTCGGCTGGCTCAGCCCTAGCGGAGCCACTCCGGCCACACTCGTCTCAGCGGTCTATCTCCAAAATCAGTTCAAAGATGGATCGGGAGCTAGCACGAATGTGTTCCTAAAGACGTCTAATCTGGATTGA
- a CDS encoding N-acetylneuraminate synthase family protein, producing the protein MAASINRNIFDELFVLELANNHWGSLDRALQIVRDFGRVVRYNSVRAAIKLQFRDVDSFIHKDFRDRKDIRYIKKTVDTRLDRESFETLVHEIRRSGCIPMATPFDENSVALCMDLGLDIIKLASSDLNDWILIEAIARTRKPVIASTGGSSLRDVDDLVTFFSNRGIPLALNHCVSLYPSEDGELEMNQIEFLRNRYPGLTIGFSTHEYHDWESSVMIAYAKGARTFERHIDIDQEGFPKPSPYCSTPEQADRWFKAFLKAKEMCGAPGTQKRIPPEREVEYLDALVRGVYARRDLPEGHVLTAEDYYLAVPLQKGQISCRELFNEDRLVKSLKADEPITIDHMDNEYGRNPSLRRLIERRGLKE; encoded by the coding sequence ATGGCCGCATCCATCAATCGGAACATCTTCGACGAACTGTTCGTCCTCGAGCTCGCCAACAACCACTGGGGCAGCCTCGACCGCGCGCTCCAGATCGTGCGGGACTTCGGGCGCGTGGTCCGCTACAACAGCGTCCGGGCGGCCATCAAGCTCCAGTTCCGGGACGTCGACTCGTTCATCCACAAGGACTTCCGCGACCGGAAGGACATCCGGTACATCAAGAAGACCGTGGACACACGCCTGGACCGGGAGAGCTTCGAAACCCTGGTCCACGAGATCCGCCGCTCCGGCTGCATCCCCATGGCCACGCCCTTCGACGAGAACAGCGTCGCCCTGTGCATGGACCTGGGACTGGACATCATCAAGCTCGCCAGCTCGGACCTGAACGACTGGATCCTCATCGAGGCCATCGCCCGCACCCGCAAGCCCGTCATCGCCTCCACGGGGGGCTCCTCCCTGCGCGACGTGGATGATCTCGTCACCTTCTTCAGCAACCGGGGCATCCCCCTGGCCCTGAACCACTGCGTGTCCCTCTACCCCAGCGAAGATGGGGAGCTCGAGATGAACCAGATCGAATTCCTGAGGAACCGCTATCCCGGGCTGACCATCGGGTTCTCCACCCACGAGTACCACGACTGGGAATCCAGCGTGATGATCGCCTACGCCAAGGGCGCGCGCACCTTCGAGCGGCACATCGACATCGACCAGGAGGGCTTCCCCAAGCCCTCGCCCTACTGCTCCACCCCCGAGCAGGCGGACCGGTGGTTCAAGGCGTTCCTCAAGGCCAAGGAGATGTGCGGCGCCCCGGGCACCCAGAAGCGAATCCCCCCGGAGCGGGAAGTCGAATATCTCGACGCCCTCGTCCGGGGCGTCTACGCCCGCCGCGACCTGCCCGAAGGCCACGTCCTGACCGCCGAGGACTACTACCTCGCGGTTCCGCTCCAGAAGGGCCAGATCTCCTGCCGTGAACTCTTCAACGAAGACCGCCTCGTGAAGTCCCTGAAGGCCGACGAGCCCATCACCATCGACCACATGGACAACGAGTACGGGCGCAATCCCTCCCTCCGACGCTTGATCGAGAGGCGTGGGCTCAAGGAATAG
- a CDS encoding ABC transporter ATP-binding protein yields MDFAISTSGLTKRYGSQVVVDQLDLGVQTRTITGFLGPNGAGKTTTISLLLGLTKPDAGRAEVLGYEAGHPAALARIGALVESPSLYDHLTGRENLEITRILRGLPLTEVDRVLGQVDLIRDARRPVREYSLGMRQRLGVALALLGSPQLLILDEPTNGLDPAGIQDMRNLIRSLPEETGTTIFLSSHLLAEIEQVAQDLVIIHKGRLRYQGSCQGLGTAENEELIVCVDNPTQALAALDRFHFPLREVEGRIRIRAPREEAPTIAACLVEEGCALFELTPCKANLEARFLALLEEA; encoded by the coding sequence ATGGACTTCGCCATTTCTACGTCCGGACTCACCAAACGCTATGGCTCGCAGGTCGTCGTGGATCAGCTTGACCTGGGCGTCCAAACTCGTACCATTACGGGATTTTTAGGACCGAACGGGGCAGGCAAGACCACCACCATTTCCCTATTGCTCGGCCTCACCAAACCCGACGCTGGACGTGCAGAAGTCTTAGGGTACGAGGCGGGCCATCCCGCCGCTCTGGCCCGCATCGGGGCTCTCGTGGAATCCCCCTCTCTCTACGACCATCTCACAGGTCGGGAAAACCTTGAGATCACGCGAATCCTGAGAGGACTTCCCCTTACGGAAGTAGATCGGGTGTTGGGGCAAGTGGACTTGATCCGCGACGCTCGGCGGCCTGTCCGGGAATACTCTCTGGGAATGCGGCAGCGGCTGGGAGTGGCCCTGGCGCTACTGGGCAGCCCGCAGCTCTTGATCCTCGACGAACCAACCAATGGGCTGGATCCCGCGGGTATCCAAGATATGCGGAATCTGATCCGAAGCCTCCCTGAGGAAACCGGAACGACGATCTTTCTGTCCAGTCACCTGCTGGCCGAGATCGAGCAGGTCGCACAGGATCTCGTCATCATCCACAAGGGGCGGTTACGGTACCAAGGATCCTGCCAAGGTCTAGGCACCGCGGAAAACGAAGAATTGATCGTGTGCGTCGATAATCCCACCCAGGCCTTAGCAGCCTTGGATCGTTTCCATTTCCCCCTGCGGGAGGTGGAAGGACGGATAAGGATCCGGGCACCGCGGGAGGAAGCTCCTACCATTGCCGCGTGCCTGGTGGAGGAGGGCTGTGCTCTTTTTGAACTCACGCCTTGCAAAGCCAATCTGGAGGCCCGGTTTCTGGCGCTTCTGGAGGAAGCATGA
- a CDS encoding type II secretion system protein, protein MKKQSGFTLIELLLVLAIIGIISAIAIPALLGQRSRARDKSSQDNAAGIVGDFIAAIDKAKEDGITADTVANVQANIVGTTAATSKIPTVWQSKNPWNTSGALPAYNTTLVTETAVDGTATKAAATAAKQGQVQMGLLPATTTTPGVFVTSVYVQNQFKDAANANSNVFMKISNLE, encoded by the coding sequence ATGAAGAAGCAGTCCGGCTTCACCCTCATCGAGCTGCTGCTCGTGCTCGCCATCATCGGCATCATCAGCGCCATCGCCATCCCGGCCCTCCTCGGCCAGCGCTCCCGCGCCCGTGACAAGAGCAGCCAGGACAATGCCGCCGGCATCGTGGGCGATTTCATTGCCGCGATCGATAAGGCCAAGGAAGATGGCATCACCGCAGACACCGTCGCCAATGTCCAGGCCAACATTGTCGGCACTACTGCTGCAACCTCCAAAATCCCTACGGTTTGGCAGTCCAAGAATCCCTGGAACACCAGTGGTGCTCTCCCTGCCTACAACACGACGCTCGTGACTGAAACGGCCGTGGATGGAACGGCCACCAAAGCTGCAGCCACTGCCGCCAAGCAGGGACAGGTTCAGATGGGCCTTCTTCCTGCTACGACCACCACACCAGGCGTCTTCGTCACCTCGGTGTATGTGCAGAATCAGTTTAAGGATGCGGCCAATGCCAATTCCAATGTTTTCATGAAGATCAGCAATCTAGAATAG